A region of Vibrio chagasii DNA encodes the following proteins:
- the thiL gene encoding thiamine-phosphate kinase has protein sequence MSGEFNLIDKYLVNRQPQRKDVHLAAGDDCALVKAPSNIEIAISTDTLVAGTHFLAEANPAWVAHKALASNISDLAAMGATPAWVSFALTMPEVDEAWLAPFCDSFFKLADYFGIQLIGGDTTKGPLSLTLTVQGFVPEGKALRRDGAKVGDWIYVTGNLGDSKAGLEVLLDPTTNQAKPYAKELEERHYISSPRVLAGQALVNLASSAIDISDGVISDLKHILKRSEVGASIDVSTLPISPELRQFAPDIATAQQYALTSGEEYELCFTVPEENKGSLESALSHTGTKVTCIGQIRPVEYFELHNNGEPLSWSLTGYDHFKVN, from the coding sequence ATGTCTGGTGAATTCAACCTAATCGATAAATATTTAGTCAACCGACAGCCTCAACGTAAAGACGTACACCTCGCCGCTGGTGATGATTGTGCTTTGGTTAAAGCTCCAAGTAATATTGAGATCGCGATCAGCACAGATACCTTAGTCGCGGGCACTCATTTTCTAGCAGAAGCAAACCCGGCTTGGGTCGCGCACAAAGCGTTAGCTTCAAATATCAGTGATCTGGCTGCTATGGGCGCAACGCCGGCGTGGGTCTCTTTTGCCTTAACCATGCCTGAAGTGGATGAAGCTTGGTTGGCGCCGTTCTGTGACTCTTTCTTCAAACTGGCAGATTACTTTGGTATTCAGTTAATTGGTGGTGATACTACGAAAGGACCACTGAGCCTGACACTGACAGTACAAGGCTTTGTACCAGAAGGGAAAGCCCTGCGTAGAGACGGTGCCAAGGTTGGAGACTGGATTTATGTGACAGGCAATCTGGGCGACAGCAAGGCAGGCCTCGAGGTTCTATTAGATCCAACAACAAATCAAGCTAAGCCGTATGCGAAAGAGCTTGAAGAGAGACACTACATCAGCTCTCCACGAGTGTTAGCTGGCCAAGCGCTTGTCAATCTTGCTTCATCGGCTATTGATATCTCAGATGGTGTCATCTCGGATTTGAAACACATCCTTAAGCGCTCTGAGGTTGGTGCAAGCATCGACGTGAGTACCTTACCTATCTCCCCAGAACTGCGTCAGTTTGCCCCAGATATCGCTACAGCGCAGCAGTATGCGCTGACCAGTGGTGAAGAGTATGAGCTTTGCTTTACCGTGCCAGAAGAAAATAAAGGTTCATTGGAAAGTGCTTTGTCACACACTGGAACAAAAGTCACCTGTATTGGTCAAATAAGACCTGTAGAATACTTTGAACTACACAATAATGGTGAACCGTTAAGTTGGAGCTTAACTGGTTACGATCACTTTAAGGTTAATTGA
- the pgpA gene encoding phosphatidylglycerophosphatase A, which translates to MTNPLSAISLKNPWHLLATGFGSGLSPIIPGTMGTLASIPLYLLLVQLPFPAYVAVVVVSCIIGIKICQVTSDDMGVHDHGSIVWDEFAGFWITMSLVPMLSIPADDWKWLLTGFVLFRFFDMVKPWPIGWLDARVHGGLGIMIDDIVAGIMAAISLYAVARFAGWLV; encoded by the coding sequence ATGACAAACCCACTATCTGCAATCTCTCTTAAGAACCCTTGGCATTTACTAGCAACGGGTTTTGGCAGTGGCTTATCGCCTATTATTCCTGGAACCATGGGGACACTTGCATCGATTCCTCTTTATCTATTATTGGTTCAGTTGCCTTTCCCTGCTTATGTCGCGGTGGTCGTGGTAAGTTGCATTATTGGTATCAAAATTTGCCAAGTGACGTCTGATGATATGGGTGTTCACGATCATGGCTCTATCGTATGGGATGAGTTTGCGGGCTTTTGGATCACCATGAGCTTAGTACCAATGTTGAGCATTCCTGCCGATGATTGGAAATGGCTACTGACAGGCTTTGTTCTATTCCGCTTCTTTGACATGGTAAAACCGTGGCCGATTGGTTGGTTAGATGCTCGAGTTCATGGCGGTTTAGGCATCATGATTGATGATATTGTGGCAGGTATTATGGCGGCGATTTCGCTGTATGCTGTGGCCCGTTTCGCAGGTTGGTTAGTTTAA
- the ispA gene encoding (2E,6E)-farnesyl diphosphate synthase, with amino-acid sequence MIETLLSYQARNNEQLNLWLDRLPHQNQNLINAMRYGLLLGGKRARPFLVYITGEMLGCTAEELDTPASAVECIHAYSLIHDDLPAMDDDELRRGHQTCHIKFDEATAILTGDALQTLAFTILAEGTLSADGESNRVRMIQRLAEASGAQGMCIGQALDIEAENRAVTLEELEEVHRNKTGALMKSAIRLGALAAGEKAFEVLPQLDKFADAIGLAFQVQDDILDIIGDTETLGKPQGSDQDLNKSTYPSLLGLEGAQEKAQSLLQEALQALAAIPYNTQLLEEFARYVIERKN; translated from the coding sequence ATGATCGAGACTTTATTGTCTTATCAAGCACGTAATAACGAGCAACTGAACCTTTGGCTTGACCGCCTGCCACACCAAAATCAGAACCTGATCAACGCAATGCGTTATGGGTTACTTTTAGGCGGCAAACGCGCGCGTCCATTTCTTGTCTATATTACAGGGGAAATGCTCGGTTGCACCGCAGAAGAACTCGATACTCCAGCTTCTGCAGTCGAATGTATTCATGCCTACTCTCTGATTCATGATGACCTTCCAGCAATGGACGACGACGAACTGCGTCGTGGCCACCAGACTTGTCACATCAAATTCGATGAAGCGACGGCTATTTTAACGGGCGATGCACTACAAACTCTCGCATTTACTATACTTGCAGAAGGCACATTAAGTGCTGATGGTGAAAGCAACCGCGTTCGAATGATTCAACGCCTAGCTGAAGCCTCTGGAGCTCAAGGTATGTGTATCGGTCAGGCACTCGATATCGAAGCTGAAAACCGCGCAGTGACGCTGGAAGAGCTGGAAGAAGTTCACCGCAATAAAACCGGTGCTCTTATGAAGAGTGCAATCCGTTTAGGTGCGCTAGCTGCAGGTGAAAAAGCGTTCGAGGTGCTGCCTCAATTAGATAAATTCGCAGACGCCATCGGATTAGCCTTCCAAGTTCAAGACGATATCTTGGATATCATTGGCGACACCGAAACTTTGGGTAAACCGCAGGGCTCTGACCAAGATTTGAACAAAAGCACCTACCCTTCTTTGCTAGGTTTAGAGGGCGCTCAAGAAAAAGCGCAATCTCTGCTGCAGGAAGCGCTTCAAGCTTTGGCCGCGATCCCATACAATACCCAGTTACTCGAAGAGTTCGCCCGATACGTCATCGAGCGCAAGAACTAA
- the xseB gene encoding exodeoxyribonuclease VII small subunit, producing MATKKPENMSFEAAIEELDGLVDQLENGDLALDDALKKFERGISLARAGQSKLNDAEQRVSILLQNDENAELSDFNPQPE from the coding sequence ATGGCTACTAAGAAACCTGAAAATATGAGCTTTGAAGCGGCAATCGAAGAGCTCGATGGCTTGGTTGATCAACTAGAAAACGGTGATCTAGCTTTAGATGATGCGCTGAAAAAATTCGAACGAGGCATCTCCCTCGCTCGTGCCGGTCAAAGTAAACTAAACGATGCAGAACAACGTGTTAGCATCCTACTGCAAAATGACGAAAATGCAGAACTGAGTGACTTTAACCCACAACCAGAATAA
- a CDS encoding antibiotic biosynthesis monooxygenase yields the protein MSKKVYCIAQFQPKEGKLNELFEVLKALEPNTLREDGCIQYTVTRHIQSPFAEGQSFPIAFNEIWADNEAFEAHCQRLEIQQFFQEQCVDETGLVENFNVAIYSDEPENYDAPILKPCC from the coding sequence ATGTCTAAGAAGGTTTACTGCATCGCTCAATTTCAGCCGAAAGAAGGCAAACTGAACGAGCTGTTTGAGGTATTAAAAGCACTAGAGCCAAACACTCTGCGTGAAGATGGCTGTATTCAATACACAGTAACTCGTCATATCCAGAGCCCGTTTGCGGAAGGTCAGAGCTTCCCGATCGCTTTCAACGAAATCTGGGCGGATAACGAAGCGTTTGAAGCGCACTGTCAACGTCTTGAAATTCAACAGTTCTTCCAAGAGCAGTGTGTTGATGAAACAGGTTTAGTTGAGAACTTTAATGTTGCTATCTACTCTGACGAACCAGAGAACTACGACGCGCCTATTCTTAAGCCGTGCTGCTAA
- the dxs gene encoding 1-deoxy-D-xylulose-5-phosphate synthase, with product MTLDISKYPTLALADKPEDLRLLPKETLTQLCDELRTYLLNSVSQSSGHLASGLGTVELTVALHYVYNTPFDQLVWDVGHQAYPHKILTGRRDRLSTIRQKDGLHPFPWREESEYDTLSVGHSSTSISAALGMAISAKKEGKNRKVVSVIGDGAITAGMAFEAMNHAGDVHNDMLVILNDNEMSISENVGALNNHLAQVLSGSLYTSIREGGKKVLSGVPPIKELVRRTEEHLKGMVVPGTMFEELGFNYIGPVDGHDVNELIKTLKNMRDLKGPQFLHIMTKKGKGYEPAEKDPIGYHGVPKFDPAHSSLPKSTSSKPTFSKIFGDFLCDMAAQDPKLMAITPAMREGSGMVRFSKEYPDQYFDVAIAEQHAVTLATGMAIAGDKPIVAIYSTFLQRGYDQLIHDVAIMDLPVMFAIDRAGLVGADGQTHQGAFDLSFMRCIPNMVIMAPSDENECRQMLYTGHQHNGPSAVRYPRGNGMGTEIQSEFTALEIGKGRIVRESSKAKDGAKVAILSFGTFLENALQAADPMDATVADMRFVKPLDEALIKQLVADHDVLVTIEENAIAGGAGAGVIEFLMQEKLLMPVLNLGLPDKFIAQGTQGELHEELGLDAKGIEKSISDYLAK from the coding sequence ATGACTCTTGATATATCAAAGTACCCAACTCTTGCTTTGGCTGATAAGCCAGAGGATTTGCGTCTTCTCCCAAAAGAGACGCTGACACAGCTTTGTGATGAATTACGCACCTATCTTCTTAACTCAGTGAGCCAATCAAGTGGTCACTTAGCGTCAGGCTTAGGTACGGTAGAGCTCACTGTAGCTCTACACTATGTGTACAACACGCCTTTTGACCAATTGGTTTGGGATGTTGGCCACCAAGCATACCCGCACAAAATTCTTACCGGTCGCCGTGACCGCTTGTCGACTATCCGTCAAAAAGACGGACTGCACCCATTCCCATGGCGTGAAGAGAGCGAGTACGACACCCTTTCTGTTGGTCACTCATCAACATCGATCAGTGCTGCACTCGGCATGGCGATCAGTGCTAAGAAAGAAGGTAAAAACCGTAAAGTTGTGAGCGTGATTGGTGATGGTGCGATTACTGCTGGTATGGCATTTGAAGCCATGAACCACGCGGGTGATGTTCACAATGACATGCTGGTTATCCTAAACGATAACGAGATGTCGATTTCTGAAAACGTAGGTGCGCTTAACAACCACCTAGCTCAAGTTCTTTCTGGCAGTCTTTACACGTCTATTCGTGAGGGCGGCAAGAAAGTGCTATCTGGCGTTCCGCCGATTAAAGAGCTAGTTCGTCGTACAGAAGAACACTTAAAAGGCATGGTTGTTCCAGGCACCATGTTTGAAGAGCTCGGCTTTAATTACATCGGCCCAGTAGACGGCCACGATGTAAACGAGCTGATTAAAACGCTTAAGAACATGAGAGATCTAAAAGGTCCTCAGTTCCTGCATATCATGACCAAGAAAGGCAAAGGCTACGAGCCAGCAGAGAAAGATCCAATTGGTTACCACGGCGTACCTAAGTTCGATCCTGCACACTCAAGCTTGCCTAAGAGCACTAGCTCTAAGCCAACGTTCTCTAAGATTTTTGGCGATTTCCTATGTGATATGGCAGCGCAAGATCCTAAGCTGATGGCGATCACACCAGCCATGCGTGAAGGTTCTGGCATGGTGCGTTTCTCTAAAGAATACCCAGATCAATACTTCGACGTAGCGATTGCTGAGCAGCACGCCGTGACGCTAGCAACGGGTATGGCGATTGCGGGTGATAAGCCGATTGTGGCTATCTACTCGACTTTCCTACAACGTGGCTACGATCAACTGATCCACGATGTGGCTATCATGGATCTACCGGTTATGTTCGCGATTGACCGCGCAGGTCTTGTAGGTGCCGATGGTCAGACACACCAAGGTGCGTTCGACTTAAGCTTCATGCGCTGCATTCCAAACATGGTGATCATGGCACCAAGCGACGAAAACGAATGTCGTCAAATGCTGTACACTGGCCACCAGCACAATGGACCAAGTGCAGTTCGTTATCCTCGTGGTAATGGCATGGGCACAGAAATCCAAAGTGAGTTTACTGCACTTGAGATTGGTAAAGGCCGCATCGTTCGTGAAAGCTCAAAAGCAAAAGATGGTGCTAAGGTTGCTATCCTAAGCTTTGGTACTTTCCTAGAAAATGCACTTCAAGCTGCTGATCCAATGGATGCCACCGTTGCTGACATGCGCTTTGTTAAGCCTCTAGATGAAGCTTTAATCAAACAACTTGTCGCTGACCACGATGTACTGGTGACAATCGAAGAAAATGCGATTGCCGGCGGTGCTGGTGCAGGTGTAATTGAGTTCTTGATGCAAGAGAAACTGCTAATGCCTGTACTGAATCTTGGTCTACCAGACAAGTTCATTGCTCAAGGCACTCAAGGTGAGCTGCATGAAGAGCTAGGCTTAGACGCGAAAGGTATTGAGAAGTCTATCTCTGACTACCTTGCTAAATAG